In the genome of Palaemon carinicauda isolate YSFRI2023 chromosome 20, ASM3689809v2, whole genome shotgun sequence, one region contains:
- the LOC137660037 gene encoding uncharacterized protein translates to MKLTLSIEGKKAVGLMDSGANCSLLSENWYLGNLKPKGVTLYNTSDYICDLSGNEINIIGHVVVDVEVSGMEQNSCVFYVKRAEKGRNGLGKNTDQECLVGMNVLSLLFEKWGVTKNVNVMASEKEGLKAEYGPVLDCCMRLVGQTMQVWQREDLGCASCLRQQNRNVPSGSRKLIKVYIDSLKEVPKEYVVLEKIADESKNMLPPGVQVLPSFSICEWGVGYVCVANWSKDNVSIEAGSILATVQLGIREFMEDDDNENTEKLSETELQNHRRKLGVNVDESYLSKSDLLRLDKILYKYKDCFELNDSDLGLIKGWEHSIRFSCGKPIKLPYRRIAPTLIPEAKQLFDDLKKRGVIEESTSPYAAPIVLVRKKGGRPKVVH, encoded by the coding sequence atgaaactgacactcagcatagagggaaagaaagctgtgggacttatggattctggggcaaactgtagtttgttgtcggaaaattggtatttggggaatctaaaaccaaaaggggtgacattgtataatactagtgactacatatgtgacctgagtggtaatgaaattaatataataggtCATGTCGTTGTTGATGTGGAAGTAAGTGGAATGGAACAGAACAGCTGTGTTTTCTATGTCAAGAGAGCTGAGAAAGGAAGGAATGGTCTTGGCAAGAACACTGACCAAGAGTGCCTTGTGGGCATGAATGTTTTGTCTTTGCTGTTCGAAAAATGGGGAGTCACCAAAAACGTTAACGTGATGGCATCAGAGAAAGAGGGATTAAAAGCTGAATATGGTCCAGTTTTGGATTGCTGTATGAGACTAGTTGGTCAAACTATGCAGGTTTGGCAAAGGGAGGATTTAGGATGTGCTAGTTGCTTAAGACAACAGAATAGAAATGTTccgtcaggtagcaggaaactaatTAAGGTATACATTGATAGCCTAAAGGAAGTGCCAAAGGAGTATGTAGTTTTAGAGAAAATAGCAGACGAGAGTAAAAATATGTTGCCTCCGGGTGTTCAGGTCTTGCCCAGTTTTTCTATATGTGAATGGGGTGTTGGATATGTCTGTGTGGCTAATTGGTCTAAAGATAATGTTAGCATTGAAGCAGGCAGTATATTGGCCACGGTGCAACTTGGTATCAGGGAGTTtatggaggatgatgataatgagaatacTGAAAAACTATCAGAGACAGAACTTCAAAACCACAGACGGAAGTTGGGAGTCAATGTTGATGAAAGTTACTTAAGTAAATCGGATTTGTTAAGACTTGATAAGATACTCTACAAATATAAGGACTGTTTTGAGCTAAATGATTCGGACCTAGGTTTGATAAAGGGATGGGAACATTCCATTAGATTTTCCTGTGGGAAACCTATCAAATTGCCGTATAGAAGAATAGCACCCACGTTAATCCCTGAGGCCAAACAGTTGTTTGATGACTTAAAGAAACGGGGTGTAATTGAAGAAAGTACAAGTCCTTATGCAGCCCCTATAGTCCTTGTGAGGAAGAAGGGGGGGAGGCCTAaggttgtgcattga